In the genome of Streptomyces violaceoruber, the window GCGAACGCTCCCCGGTCGTGCGCACTCTGCGCAGGCAGTACGCGGCGACCCTCATGGACGACGGCCAGTACCGGCGCGCCCTGCCCGAACTGCGCCGCCTCGCCGACGAACGCGCCGCCGAGGCCGGCCAGGCCGACCCGCAGTGCCTGCGCCACCGCTACGACGCGGCCCAGTGCCTGGAACAGCTCGGCGAACCGGCCGCCGCCCTCGCCGAGTACCGGGCGCTGCTGCCGTACTACGAGAACCAGTACGTCGCCGGCGACCCCGACCTGGCCCACGACGTCCGCCGCCGCATCGGCCACCTCCTGCTCGCCCTCGGCGACCGCGCCGCCGCCCACGACACGCTGGCCCGGCTGCTGCACGACGTGGAGCGCGTCCACGGTCCCGGCCATCCGCTCGCGGCCGACATCCGGCGCACGCTCCAGTGGCTGGGCCGGATGCACGGCTGACCACCGCCGCCACGCGGACCGGGTACGAGGCGGTGCCCGAAGTCCTGATGAATCGTTGGTCCAATGGGTTGGCCAGAGCCGGGCCACTGCCTAACATCGATCATCGCAAGACTTTGTGCACCGTCGCACAATCTCCAACGGGAGGTTCCCTTGCACCGCCGCCGTCGCTCCGCGCTCCTCCTCACCGCCGCGATCGCCGCCGCGGCACCCCTGCTCGCCGCCTGCGGCAACGACGCGCATCCGGGCGCGGCGGCCGTCGTCGGCGACCAGCGGATCACCGTCGCCCAGCTGGAGAACCGCGTGGACGAGGTGCGCGAGGCACAGCGCGCCGCCGTCCCGGACGACACCCAGTACCAGCAGGTCGTCGCCCGGACCGGCACCCTCACCCGCGACACCCTGCACGGCATGGTCCTCGACCGGGTCCTGCACCGCGCCGCCCAGGACGCCGGGGTGACCGTCAGCCGCAAGGAAGTGCAGGACATGCGCGGCGAGCTGGAGAAGCAGGCCGGCGGCCCCGAGCAGCTGGAGACGGTCTGGCTCCAGCAGTACGGCGTCGCCCCCGACCGCCTCGACGACAACCTCCTCGTCCAGATCGAGGCCCAGAAGCTCGCCCAGAGCCTCGGCACCGACACCAGCCGCCCCGAGTTCTGGCAGGCCCTGTCCGAGGCCTCCAAGAAGCTCGGCGTCGACCTCAACCCGCGCTACGGCGCCTGGGACGTCCAGAAGAGCAGCCGCGTCGACACGCGGACACCGTGGGTGCGGGAGATCACGGCGGCGGGCTCCCAGCAGCCGGCTTAGTACCCCTGAGCAGCGGCGATACCGCCCCCTGTGGACAACTCGGGGGGCCGTCGGCGGTGTGCGTTAGGTTCGAGGAGTGAACGCAACCACCGCCGGCGCGACCGCCCCCGACCAGGGCCGCATCGTCCTGCTCACCACCAGCCACCGCGTCGCCCCCGGCCTGCTGTCCTGGCCCGCGTGGCAGGCCCTGCGCACCGCCGACCGCGTCGTGTGCGCCGACGGAGCCCACCCCCAGCTGCCCTATCTGCGCGAGGCGGGGATACGGGTCGAGGAGACGGCCCCGACCGCCGAGGAACTGGTGGACGACTGCGCCGGCGGCCGTACCGCGGTGGTCGTCGCGACCGGCGAGGGCGACCCCGCGCTCACCGACGGCCTGGCCCGCCTCGCCGGCTCCGGCCGCGTCCCGATGCCCGACCTCGAACTGCTCCCCGCCTCCTACGACCTCCCGGGCGCCCGCCTCCTCGACCTCGTCCAGGTCATGGACCGCATCCGCCTCGAATGCCCCTGGTCCTCGCAGCGCACCCACGAGGGGCTGGCCAAGTACGCCATCGAGGAGGCGTACGAACTCGTCGAGGCCATCGAGGACGGCGACCGCGACGAGCTGCGCGAGGAGCTGGGAGACGTGCTCCTCCAGGTCGTCTTCCACGCCCGCATCGCCGAGGAGGACCCCGACGCCCCGTTCTCCGTGGACGACGTGGCCGGCACCATCGTCGACAAGCTCGTCCACCGCCATCCGCACGTCTTCGGCGACGAGACGGCCGACACCCCCGAGGAGGTCCGCGCCCACTGGCTGCGCACCAAGGCCGCCGAGAAGCAGCGCACCTCGGTCACCGAGGGCGTCCCCCTCGGCCAGCCCGGCCTGGCCCTCGCCGCCAAGCTCCACTCCCGCGTCCGCACCGCGGGCCTCGACGTCCCGCTCCCCGCCGGCGAGGGCATCGGCTACGACCTGCTCGCCCTCGCCGCCCGAGCCGAGTCCGAGGGCACCGACCCCGAGGCGGCCCTGAGAGCGGCGGCCCGCACCTACCGGGACGCGATCCGGGCGGTCGAGGGATGACCGGCAGCTCTTCCGCCCCGGTCCCCGAGCTGTTCAGCTGGGAGTTCGCGAGCGATCCGTACCCCGCCTACGCGTGGCTGCGCGAGCACGCCCCCGTGCACCGCACCCGGTTGCCCAGCGGAGTGGAGGCGTGGCTGGTCACCCGGTACGCCGACGCGAAACAGGCGCTCGCCGACCCGCGGCTGTCCAAGAACCCGGCCCACCACGACGAG includes:
- a CDS encoding SurA N-terminal domain-containing protein; protein product: MHRRRRSALLLTAAIAAAAPLLAACGNDAHPGAAAVVGDQRITVAQLENRVDEVREAQRAAVPDDTQYQQVVARTGTLTRDTLHGMVLDRVLHRAAQDAGVTVSRKEVQDMRGELEKQAGGPEQLETVWLQQYGVAPDRLDDNLLVQIEAQKLAQSLGTDTSRPEFWQALSEASKKLGVDLNPRYGAWDVQKSSRVDTRTPWVREITAAGSQQPA
- a CDS encoding nucleoside triphosphate pyrophosphohydrolase, yielding MNATTAGATAPDQGRIVLLTTSHRVAPGLLSWPAWQALRTADRVVCADGAHPQLPYLREAGIRVEETAPTAEELVDDCAGGRTAVVVATGEGDPALTDGLARLAGSGRVPMPDLELLPASYDLPGARLLDLVQVMDRIRLECPWSSQRTHEGLAKYAIEEAYELVEAIEDGDRDELREELGDVLLQVVFHARIAEEDPDAPFSVDDVAGTIVDKLVHRHPHVFGDETADTPEEVRAHWLRTKAAEKQRTSVTEGVPLGQPGLALAAKLHSRVRTAGLDVPLPAGEGIGYDLLALAARAESEGTDPEAALRAAARTYRDAIRAVEG